A region of Cellulophaga sp. RHA19 DNA encodes the following proteins:
- a CDS encoding sterol desaturase family protein, giving the protein MDLKDFTTFFSLLIGLNIAGYLLNIGISLLWNKVYKHQSTITKKEVLSSILTLFINILIAIPGYVLWIKGFIVFTDDNPWLSFLILFLFLDVLMYALHWASHNISFIKTIHLQHHEHTERFNIVSLYYMSPWESILFGLLLTVVALLFTLNIYGFIAFLIFNWFYGVITHLNTKLSKPYFLIFTTNYFHKNHHKLFRKNYGFYTILWDKLFKTDKLT; this is encoded by the coding sequence ATGGACCTTAAAGACTTTACAACATTTTTTTCTTTACTAATTGGCTTAAACATTGCTGGATATCTTTTAAATATTGGCATAAGCCTGTTGTGGAACAAAGTATACAAACACCAATCTACCATTACAAAAAAAGAAGTCTTATCATCTATCCTAACCCTATTTATTAATATTTTAATTGCTATTCCTGGATATGTTTTGTGGATAAAAGGCTTTATTGTATTTACTGATGATAACCCTTGGCTTAGTTTTTTAATTCTGTTTCTATTTTTAGATGTTCTAATGTATGCTTTACATTGGGCATCACATAATATTAGCTTTATAAAAACAATTCACTTGCAGCATCATGAGCATACAGAGCGTTTTAATATTGTAAGCCTGTATTATATGTCTCCTTGGGAATCTATACTATTTGGCTTATTGTTAACGGTAGTTGCTTTGTTGTTTACATTAAATATTTATGGGTTTATAGCTTTTCTAATTTTTAATTGGTTTTACGGTGTTATAACTCATTTAAACACCAAATTAAGCAAGCCTTACTTTTTAATATTTACTACCAATTACTTTCACAAAAATCATCACAAATTGTTTCGTAAAAACTATGGATTTTACACTATTTTATGGGATAAGCTGTTTAAAACAGATAAATTAACTTAG
- a CDS encoding Fur family transcriptional regulator, with product MKKRRNTETKDAVLKVLENAGKALSRDAIEQKISIDINRATVYRVLNRFCEDGVLHKVVAEDGKQYFAICLNCEEKLLQEQHFHFKCTKCDTIECLHIAVNFTAPTGYAVEGVNCIVTGVCKDCT from the coding sequence ATGAAGAAACGCAGAAATACAGAGACAAAGGATGCTGTTTTAAAAGTGTTAGAAAATGCAGGCAAAGCATTAAGTAGAGATGCTATTGAGCAAAAAATTTCTATTGATATAAATAGAGCAACGGTTTATAGAGTTTTAAATAGATTTTGTGAAGACGGAGTTTTACACAAAGTAGTAGCAGAAGATGGTAAGCAGTACTTTGCAATTTGTCTAAACTGTGAAGAAAAGTTGTTACAAGAACAGCATTTTCATTTTAAATGTACCAAATGTGATACTATTGAATGTTTGCATATTGCTGTAAATTTTACGGCTCCTACTGGTTATGCTGTAGAGGGTGTTAATTGTATTGTAACCGGTGTTTGTAAAGATTGTACCTAA
- a CDS encoding DUF695 domain-containing protein, which yields MSFLKSLFKSKEGPINSYEDFWKWFTQNQQDFYNVIKDNGNVNKDFFEKLTPKLEEVKDGFWFLAGMFDDNTAELILTADGVIKNIVFVEELVAAAPKMKNWKITALKQPSDLGQFGIKMEDYEFNNEKMNFYATEHQYMPDEIDITITHKDFNEEDRPVITNGVYLALDHSLGELNSITKIDNVTIIDPKDAESDLVPLEKLKDFLIWREKEFVEKYKGLRHNTDNDSYSSLEATLKNGLPLIAVINTDLLAWDSKASHPWISVMEIKYDGDNNNGMPDSDTYQLLNEIEDKITADLKDSDGFLNVGRQTAESTREVYFACIDFRKPSKILHKIKKEYENVIDLDFDIYKDKYWQSFNRFMPN from the coding sequence ATGAGCTTTTTAAAATCACTATTTAAATCAAAAGAAGGTCCTATAAACTCTTATGAAGATTTTTGGAAATGGTTTACTCAAAACCAACAGGATTTTTACAATGTTATAAAAGATAATGGAAATGTAAATAAAGATTTTTTCGAAAAACTTACACCAAAACTAGAAGAGGTTAAAGATGGTTTTTGGTTTTTAGCAGGAATGTTTGATGATAACACGGCAGAATTAATTTTAACAGCAGATGGTGTTATAAAAAACATAGTATTTGTTGAAGAGTTGGTAGCTGCAGCTCCTAAAATGAAAAACTGGAAAATAACGGCTCTTAAACAGCCGTCTGATCTAGGACAGTTTGGAATTAAAATGGAAGACTATGAGTTTAATAATGAAAAAATGAACTTTTATGCTACTGAACACCAATATATGCCCGATGAAATAGATATTACTATTACCCATAAAGATTTTAACGAGGAAGATAGACCTGTAATTACAAATGGTGTATACCTTGCTTTAGATCATTCATTAGGCGAATTAAACTCTATTACCAAAATAGACAACGTAACTATTATTGACCCTAAAGATGCAGAATCTGATTTAGTTCCTTTAGAAAAGCTTAAAGACTTTTTAATATGGAGAGAAAAAGAATTTGTAGAAAAATACAAAGGCTTAAGGCATAATACAGATAACGATAGCTACTCTAGTTTAGAGGCTACTTTAAAAAACGGATTACCATTAATTGCTGTTATAAATACAGATTTACTTGCTTGGGATAGCAAAGCGTCTCATCCTTGGATTTCCGTAATGGAAATAAAATACGATGGTGATAATAATAACGGTATGCCAGACAGTGACACCTACCAATTGTTAAATGAAATTGAAGATAAAATAACAGCAGATTTAAAGGATTCTGATGGTTTTTTAAACGTAGGTAGACAAACAGCAGAATCCACCAGAGAAGTATATTTTGCTTGTATAGACTTTAGAAAACCATCTAAAATTTTACATAAAATAAAAAAAGAATATGAAAATGTAATTGACCTAGATTTTGATATTTACAAAGACAAATACTGGCAATCTTTTAATAGGTTTATGCCTAATTAA
- a CDS encoding leucine-rich repeat domain-containing protein: protein MEESVVDLVNEDYAFRQFSNGIAILNYVGEAKNISIPDYINDKPVLYIYKEAFCEKGIEAVTLPSLLEYIGEDAFYDNEIKEVIIPSKVNKIGGGAFGRNNIEKLVIESNVEFLPMFCFVGNALTSLNLPKSVKNISNDCFAENNFEELIIPEHITEIPKQSFASNKKLKKVTLPSKFENYIDSIFYKCDMENIEFTII from the coding sequence ATGGAAGAATCAGTTGTAGATTTAGTTAATGAGGATTACGCTTTTAGACAGTTTAGCAATGGTATAGCTATTTTAAATTATGTAGGAGAAGCTAAAAACATTAGTATACCAGATTATATTAATGATAAGCCTGTACTTTATATTTATAAAGAGGCTTTTTGCGAAAAAGGAATTGAAGCAGTTACATTGCCTAGCTTATTAGAATATATAGGGGAAGATGCTTTTTATGATAATGAAATAAAAGAGGTAATAATACCAAGTAAAGTAAACAAAATAGGTGGTGGCGCCTTTGGACGTAACAATATTGAAAAACTTGTAATTGAGTCTAATGTTGAATTTTTACCAATGTTTTGTTTTGTAGGTAATGCTTTAACTAGTTTAAATTTACCTAAATCTGTAAAAAATATAAGTAACGATTGCTTTGCAGAAAATAATTTTGAAGAACTAATTATACCAGAGCACATTACAGAAATACCAAAACAAAGTTTTGCAAGTAATAAAAAGCTTAAAAAAGTTACGTTACCATCAAAATTTGAGAATTATATAGACAGTATATTTTATAAGTGCGACATGGAGAATATAGAGTTTACTATAATTTAG
- a CDS encoding helix-turn-helix domain-containing protein → MPLLFELIIHSIISREALANNIISVETGSFIKLIPIVQFLAIISIITYSIYALKSIKKYHSWLNKNYSNSDAYSLRWLYRLLVLFAILWFLWTPYTIIDYLVFNFQLGISDYYPIYILLSIVTIWISAEAFLRPEIIFLESNKQEKGNLEKEAQPEEIIEKALWLKEQMKTNLFYINSELTLKSLADNLNIHPNVLSKIINNGLGKNFSDFVNEYRVNAFIDKLNSGNYDNITLLGISFECGFNSKTTFNRVFKNIKGITPLDYKKSIKNTSA, encoded by the coding sequence TTGCCATTATTATTTGAGCTAATTATACATTCCATCATAAGTAGAGAAGCACTTGCAAATAATATTATTAGTGTTGAAACAGGTTCTTTTATAAAATTAATACCTATAGTTCAGTTTTTAGCAATTATTTCTATCATAACTTATAGTATTTATGCATTAAAATCAATAAAAAAATATCACTCTTGGTTAAACAAAAATTATAGTAATAGTGATGCATATAGCTTAAGGTGGTTATATAGGTTACTTGTACTATTTGCCATACTTTGGTTTTTATGGACACCTTACACAATTATAGATTATTTAGTATTTAATTTTCAATTAGGCATAAGTGATTATTACCCAATTTATATATTACTGTCTATTGTAACTATTTGGATTAGTGCAGAGGCTTTTTTAAGACCAGAAATTATATTTCTTGAATCTAACAAACAAGAAAAAGGTAATCTTGAAAAAGAAGCCCAACCTGAAGAGATTATTGAAAAAGCACTTTGGTTAAAAGAACAAATGAAGACTAATCTTTTTTATATTAATTCAGAATTAACATTAAAATCTCTGGCAGATAATCTTAACATTCATCCAAATGTTTTGTCTAAAATAATAAACAATGGTTTGGGTAAAAACTTTTCCGATTTTGTAAATGAGTACCGTGTAAATGCTTTTATTGATAAATTAAATAGCGGCAATTATGATAATATAACACTATTGGGTATCTCTTTTGAATGTGGCTTTAATTCAAAAACAACTTTTAACCGAGTTTTTAAGAACATTAAGGGTATAACTCCTTTAGACTACAAAAAGTCAATAAAAAACACCTCTGCATAG
- a CDS encoding DUF2608 domain-containing protein, which translates to MIKKKSVTLMVLTLLISINIKAQTLKDSTIFSFKDVNNLVAKKTKEYGVENVLVIVDIDNTLLTSNVDLGGDIWYNWQRGKIKNAIPTKKQKIKNCFYEDVIGLLYELGTMKLTDSLIPKYLSNWQNNGTTVFALTSRSPRYRTATERELLKNGINLSKYPITQIDGSKAVYNYTLDREMSYRDGLMMTTGMNKGDMIAHILSRTGRTYKAIIFVDDSEKNIKDVKSKFKDNTAIDFTVFYFDKIVRDRKIANGGILITKKQAKKMTSDWEKLSKTLNDIFPGRNIKNKCVSPN; encoded by the coding sequence ATGATTAAAAAGAAGTCTGTAACTCTTATGGTATTAACGCTACTCATAAGTATAAATATTAAGGCACAAACATTAAAAGACAGCACTATTTTTAGTTTTAAAGATGTAAACAACCTTGTAGCTAAAAAAACTAAAGAATACGGCGTAGAAAATGTACTTGTTATTGTAGATATAGACAATACCCTTTTAACCAGCAATGTAGACCTTGGCGGAGACATTTGGTACAATTGGCAAAGAGGTAAAATTAAAAATGCCATACCAACAAAAAAACAGAAAATTAAAAACTGTTTTTATGAAGATGTTATTGGCTTGTTGTACGAGCTTGGCACAATGAAACTAACAGACTCTTTAATACCCAAATACCTTAGCAACTGGCAAAATAATGGCACAACCGTATTTGCACTAACGTCTAGGAGCCCTAGATACAGAACCGCTACAGAAAGAGAACTACTAAAAAATGGCATAAATTTATCTAAATATCCTATAACACAAATTGATGGCTCTAAAGCAGTTTACAATTATACATTAGATAGAGAAATGAGCTACAGAGACGGGCTTATGATGACCACAGGTATGAATAAGGGAGATATGATAGCGCATATATTGAGTAGAACAGGCAGGACATACAAGGCTATAATTTTTGTTGATGACTCTGAAAAAAATATAAAAGACGTTAAGAGTAAGTTTAAAGACAATACAGCTATAGATTTTACTGTTTTTTATTTTGATAAAATAGTTAGAGACAGAAAAATAGCAAACGGCGGTATACTTATTACAAAAAAGCAAGCAAAAAAAATGACTTCAGATTGGGAGAAGTTATCAAAAACATTAAACGATATTTTTCCTGGAAGAAATATTAAAAACAAATGCGTTAGTCCTAACTAA
- a CDS encoding DUF4844 domain-containing protein has translation MELGYDSEDRERILLYFQEIMDIVGLQSSKGKLNNFYYGFELNELKK, from the coding sequence ATGGAATTAGGATATGATTCTGAAGACAGAGAAAGGATTTTACTTTATTTTCAGGAAATAATGGACATAGTTGGACTTCAAAGTTCGAAAGGAAAGTTAAATAACTTTTATTATGGATTTGAACTAAATGAATTGAAAAAATAA
- a CDS encoding CHAP domain-containing protein — MKKRFLLILGVLIILVIGFFLSKKINLNPNYEVGQKIDSLNGVAVYYNGGVGNVDGRALAEDGYNIGLKYQCVEFVKRYYYEELNHKMPDSYGHAKDFFNSRIKDGELNKQRNLKQYTNPSKSKPKKNDLIIYSGTALNKYGHVSIVSKVTENEIEIIQQNPGPFGKSREAYGLINEDGEWKIKNDRILG, encoded by the coding sequence TTGAAAAAACGATTTTTACTAATACTCGGAGTCCTGATTATACTAGTTATTGGGTTTTTCCTATCTAAAAAAATCAATCTGAATCCGAATTATGAAGTCGGACAAAAAATTGATAGTCTGAACGGAGTTGCTGTTTATTATAATGGCGGAGTTGGAAATGTGGACGGAAGAGCCTTAGCAGAAGATGGTTATAATATTGGACTGAAATACCAATGTGTAGAATTCGTAAAAAGATATTATTACGAGGAACTAAATCACAAAATGCCTGACAGTTATGGACACGCAAAAGACTTTTTCAACTCACGAATTAAGGACGGAGAATTAAACAAACAGCGCAATTTAAAGCAGTATACAAATCCAAGTAAATCCAAACCGAAAAAAAATGATTTAATAATTTACTCAGGAACTGCTCTGAACAAATATGGACACGTTTCTATAGTATCTAAAGTAACCGAAAACGAAATTGAGATTATTCAACAAAATCCAGGACCATTCGGAAAATCAAGAGAAGCATATGGCTTGATAAATGAGGACGGAGAATGGAAAATAAAAAATGACCGGATTTTAGGTTGA
- a CDS encoding T9SS type B sorting domain-containing protein produces the protein MINYSRTTYLLFFTFILFSVHIYAQTVQWQNTIGGSSNEWLFSTELANDGDYILGGYSYSDTSGDKTENIKGNNDYWILKLDDATGAIIWQKTIGGNDTEYATSTKQTKDGGYIIGGYSASNTSGDKTENSRGGDDYWVVRLDAARNIVWDKTFGGSGTDKLWSIIETQDGGFLMGGESDSSISGDKTENARGLRDMWVIKIAPDGTEEWQKTYGGSDIDILKSIVSSNDGNFILTGFSSSNISGEKTENSRGLQDYWILKIDPTGSIIWQKTYGGNNGDSAYFIQTTSDGNFVIGGESASNISGEKTENSFCNSTDVWVIKIDTNGQLIWDKTIGGNSTEFFGNIRETSDNGFILGMASFSENTGYKTEASYGNRDYWVVKLNETGNLEWDKSFGGNNIDNLTTVLQTNDGSYTVGGWSASNASGNKTENSNGLWDYWMLKFQMDVNDYNPPTSTTTTVCSGSNLELTATTGVYYNWTGPNGFTSTVQNPVISNVSSINAGTYNVTISDNSNCSETKIINVTVTATTTITPISDITICDDDEDGFAIFNLTPIKSNLLLDPNNTSIDFYDENGDRILDTELPAYKNKISNQEVIKVEVNNASSSCSKKTTFKLIVSTIIANATLDIIGCDTDTNNISEFFDTSTVETTVLAGQTNVTVTYTNNNGDILPSPLPNPYTNKYPNEEIIVRVSSNTDPSCYKETSFKLITNPCTDLSLDYPPFFTPNNDGINDFWPRKISAESISIYNRYGKLLKVLYPGSPKWNGTYNGKKLPSTDYWFLAVFANEKPIKGHFSLKR, from the coding sequence ATGATTAACTACAGTAGAACTACCTACCTTTTATTTTTTACTTTCATATTATTTTCAGTTCATATTTATGCACAAACTGTACAGTGGCAAAACACTATTGGTGGCTCTAGTAATGAGTGGCTCTTCTCTACAGAGTTAGCTAATGATGGAGATTATATATTAGGAGGCTATTCTTATTCTGATACCTCTGGCGATAAAACTGAGAATATAAAAGGAAATAATGATTATTGGATTCTTAAACTAGACGATGCAACTGGTGCAATTATATGGCAAAAAACTATTGGAGGTAATGATACAGAGTACGCAACCTCTACCAAACAAACTAAAGATGGTGGCTATATTATTGGTGGTTATAGCGCATCTAACACATCTGGCGACAAAACAGAAAACTCTAGAGGTGGAGATGATTACTGGGTTGTAAGACTAGATGCCGCTAGAAATATTGTTTGGGACAAAACATTTGGCGGTTCTGGTACAGATAAGCTTTGGAGCATAATTGAAACCCAAGACGGCGGATTTTTAATGGGAGGAGAATCAGATTCTAGTATATCTGGCGATAAGACGGAAAACGCTAGGGGTTTAAGAGATATGTGGGTAATAAAAATAGCACCAGACGGAACAGAAGAGTGGCAAAAAACTTATGGTGGTAGTGATATAGATATTTTAAAATCTATAGTTAGTTCTAATGATGGTAATTTTATATTAACAGGATTTTCTTCCTCAAATATATCAGGAGAAAAAACTGAAAATTCTAGAGGGCTACAAGATTATTGGATTTTAAAAATTGACCCTACTGGCAGTATTATTTGGCAAAAAACATACGGAGGTAATAACGGTGATAGCGCATATTTTATACAAACAACGTCAGACGGTAATTTTGTAATTGGAGGAGAATCTGCTTCAAATATCTCCGGAGAAAAAACTGAAAACTCTTTTTGTAATTCTACAGATGTTTGGGTTATAAAAATAGATACCAACGGACAACTAATTTGGGATAAAACAATAGGGGGTAATAGCACTGAATTTTTTGGAAATATTAGAGAAACAAGTGATAATGGTTTTATTTTGGGTATGGCTTCTTTTTCTGAAAACACTGGCTATAAAACGGAAGCATCTTACGGCAATAGAGATTATTGGGTTGTAAAACTTAATGAAACTGGTAACCTTGAGTGGGACAAATCTTTTGGTGGTAATAACATAGACAATTTAACAACAGTGTTACAAACTAATGACGGTAGTTATACTGTTGGTGGTTGGTCTGCATCTAATGCATCTGGCAACAAAACAGAAAATAGCAATGGTTTATGGGATTACTGGATGCTTAAATTCCAGATGGATGTTAACGACTATAATCCTCCTACCAGCACAACTACAACTGTATGTTCTGGCAGCAACTTAGAGTTAACTGCAACAACTGGTGTATACTACAACTGGACAGGCCCAAATGGATTTACAAGTACTGTACAAAACCCTGTTATAAGCAATGTATCTTCAATAAATGCGGGGACTTATAATGTTACCATTTCGGACAATTCTAATTGCTCAGAAACAAAAATTATTAATGTAACCGTAACCGCTACTACAACTATAACTCCAATAAGCGACATAACTATTTGCGATGATGATGAAGATGGCTTTGCTATTTTTAATTTAACTCCAATAAAATCTAATCTTTTACTTGACCCAAATAACACAAGTATTGATTTTTACGATGAAAACGGAGATAGAATTCTGGATACAGAACTACCGGCATACAAAAACAAAATTAGCAACCAAGAAGTTATTAAAGTAGAAGTTAATAATGCTAGTTCCTCTTGCTCTAAAAAAACAACATTTAAGCTAATTGTATCTACCATTATTGCCAATGCTACACTAGATATAATTGGGTGCGATACAGACACCAATAACATATCTGAATTTTTTGATACCTCTACAGTAGAAACAACTGTTTTAGCCGGCCAAACAAATGTAACGGTTACTTACACTAATAATAATGGTGACATATTACCTAGCCCACTACCAAACCCTTACACAAACAAATACCCAAATGAAGAAATAATTGTAAGAGTAAGTAGTAATACTGACCCTAGTTGTTATAAAGAAACTTCTTTTAAATTAATTACTAATCCTTGTACAGATCTTAGCCTAGATTACCCACCATTTTTTACACCAAATAATGATGGTATAAACGATTTTTGGCCAAGGAAAATAAGCGCAGAGTCTATATCAATTTATAACCGTTATGGCAAACTATTAAAAGTGTTATACCCAGGGTCTCCAAAATGGAACGGAACATATAATGGCAAAAAATTGCCTTCTACAGATTATTGGTTTCTTGCTGTTTTTGCTAATGAAAAACCAATTAAAGGTCATTTTTCTTTAAAAAGATAA
- a CDS encoding DUF2306 domain-containing protein translates to MKKVFWVIIGILSTLIGLYPVIYFLIDRRFGLLASKTTELLNDILWNIAFYGHITLGGIALLIGWLQFSHRLRLKKKNLHKLLGKVYIISVFISGFCGLYIALYATGGISSILGFFSLGLVWLTTTFMGFKAIKKGNLNLHTRFMVLSYAACFAAVTLRIWLPILTIAMGDFVSAYKIVAWLCWVPNIMVALIIIKNKNTEPNIILQQSINKA, encoded by the coding sequence ATGAAAAAGGTTTTTTGGGTTATTATAGGAATTTTATCTACCCTTATTGGTTTATATCCAGTAATTTACTTTTTAATTGACAGAAGATTTGGATTATTAGCTTCTAAGACTACCGAGCTATTAAATGATATTTTATGGAACATCGCTTTTTACGGGCATATAACACTTGGAGGAATAGCTTTATTAATAGGATGGCTACAATTTAGCCATAGGTTACGTTTAAAAAAGAAGAATTTACATAAATTACTAGGTAAAGTTTATATAATTTCTGTTTTCATAAGTGGATTTTGTGGACTTTACATTGCTCTTTACGCAACTGGAGGTATTAGCAGCATACTCGGCTTTTTTTCATTAGGTCTAGTTTGGCTAACCACCACTTTTATGGGATTTAAAGCAATAAAAAAAGGCAATCTTAATTTACATACAAGGTTTATGGTGTTAAGCTACGCTGCTTGCTTTGCTGCTGTAACATTAAGGATTTGGCTTCCTATATTAACCATTGCTATGGGAGATTTTGTAAGTGCATATAAAATTGTAGCTTGGCTATGTTGGGTTCCTAATATAATGGTTGCACTAATTATTATAAAAAATAAAAACACAGAGCCAAATATTATTTTACAACAAAGCATTAACAAAGCTTAA
- a CDS encoding serine hydrolase domain-containing protein gives MKSNYYLMLFACLILSCKNIKSTTSKNYQVKEIESLYFSKIDVEKIKLTPDNYTNNFTLNKDEFLSIHFALDKPLIKSLQLLAPNLTQEQLLDIGNFQFSFLIDGEIIYVENLNKGAGLKASKTEKLNHTIRLAAPKQLDYWGWFMWIKFMKLNGAEDLLSKNSNTLSIEVRPYIKQDDLKIGPILAKGSININAAKVPIDKSLISVQKIQPNSGWELSKDNFNNTKIKDLNRKIAEGRFENINGIVVIKENKLLIEEYFNGETRNSLHDPRSVGKTIASTMMGIAIEEGFIKNEHVLLKDFYNLTSFKNYSPKKDFITLKSLLTMSSGLLGDDDDYSNPGNEENMYPTKNWVKFTLDLPMQKSRSIGKDYIYFTAGVVILGDVIHKSVPNGLVSYADEKLFAPLGITDYKWQYTPQKVGNTAGGIQLRAIDFAKYGQLYKNKGLWNGKQVLSEQWVKKSLDKQVKRPTENGYYGYLFWNKVYKYNNKEYEVSYCSGRGGNKIFIFKDIPFVIVITSSAYNSPRAHANIDKMMNEYILPAIIKKK, from the coding sequence ATGAAATCAAATTATTACCTAATGCTTTTTGCTTGCTTAATACTATCTTGTAAGAATATAAAAAGCACAACATCTAAAAATTATCAAGTAAAAGAAATCGAGAGCTTGTATTTTTCAAAAATTGATGTTGAAAAAATTAAACTTACACCAGATAATTATACAAATAACTTTACATTAAATAAAGATGAATTTCTAAGCATTCATTTTGCTCTAGACAAGCCTCTAATTAAAAGTCTACAATTACTAGCACCAAACCTTACACAAGAACAATTATTAGATATAGGAAATTTTCAATTTTCATTTCTAATTGATGGGGAAATAATTTATGTAGAAAACCTAAATAAAGGAGCAGGGTTAAAAGCCTCTAAAACCGAAAAGCTAAACCATACAATACGTCTTGCTGCACCAAAACAACTAGATTATTGGGGTTGGTTTATGTGGATAAAATTTATGAAACTAAATGGTGCAGAAGATTTGCTTAGTAAAAACAGTAATACTTTAAGTATAGAAGTGAGACCCTATATTAAACAGGATGACTTAAAAATAGGACCTATTTTGGCTAAGGGTAGTATTAATATAAATGCTGCTAAGGTACCAATAGATAAAAGTCTAATTTCAGTACAAAAAATACAACCTAATAGTGGCTGGGAATTATCAAAAGACAATTTTAATAATACAAAAATTAAAGATTTAAATAGAAAAATAGCTGAAGGCCGTTTTGAGAATATTAATGGTATTGTAGTTATAAAAGAAAATAAACTTTTAATTGAAGAATATTTTAATGGTGAAACCAGAAATAGTTTGCATGATCCAAGATCTGTGGGCAAAACTATTGCTTCAACAATGATGGGAATTGCAATTGAAGAGGGTTTTATAAAAAACGAACACGTATTATTAAAAGACTTTTACAACTTAACATCATTTAAAAATTATAGTCCAAAAAAAGATTTTATAACTTTAAAATCCTTGTTAACAATGAGTTCTGGGCTTCTTGGTGATGATGATGATTACAGCAATCCTGGAAATGAAGAAAATATGTACCCAACAAAAAACTGGGTAAAGTTTACACTAGATTTACCTATGCAAAAAAGTAGATCTATAGGAAAAGACTACATTTATTTTACAGCTGGTGTAGTAATATTAGGAGATGTTATTCATAAATCTGTTCCTAATGGTTTAGTCTCTTATGCTGATGAAAAGTTATTTGCCCCTCTTGGTATTACTGATTACAAGTGGCAATATACACCGCAAAAAGTTGGTAATACTGCTGGTGGCATACAATTAAGAGCTATTGATTTTGCCAAATACGGACAATTATATAAGAATAAAGGGCTTTGGAATGGAAAGCAAGTTTTGAGTGAACAATGGGTTAAAAAAAGTTTAGATAAACAAGTAAAACGACCAACTGAAAATGGTTACTATGGCTATTTATTTTGGAATAAAGTTTATAAATACAACAATAAAGAATATGAAGTCTCTTATTGTAGCGGTCGTGGAGGAAATAAAATTTTTATTTTTAAAGACATTCCTTTTGTTATTGTAATTACTTCTTCTGCATACAATAGTCCTAGAGCACACGCTAATATTGATAAAATGATGAATGAATATATACTACCTGCCATCATTAAGAAAAAATAA
- a CDS encoding MarC family protein has protein sequence MPDLVTFALSVFMGFFAIMNPIANTPIFLSLTEEKSKENKKKIAKTATITAFIIVTAFIIAGKYIFELFGITIPAFKITGGILIFYVGFEMLMSKKSKIHSNNTEEDNNVGISPLAIPILAGPGTIVTAMNNVTNASYTHIGIVILIFGLMIMLTYLAFTLSDVIVKKVGDNLISVIGKLMGLILAIIGTGMVTEGIKLSI, from the coding sequence ATGCCAGACCTAGTTACCTTTGCTTTAAGCGTTTTTATGGGCTTTTTTGCAATTATGAATCCTATTGCTAACACGCCTATTTTTTTGAGCCTTACGGAGGAAAAAAGTAAAGAGAATAAAAAGAAAATTGCTAAAACAGCTACTATTACTGCATTTATAATTGTAACTGCATTTATTATAGCAGGTAAATATATTTTTGAGTTATTTGGCATTACAATTCCTGCTTTTAAAATAACTGGCGGTATTCTTATTTTTTATGTTGGCTTTGAAATGCTAATGTCAAAAAAATCTAAAATACACAGCAACAACACAGAAGAAGACAACAATGTAGGTATTTCCCCTTTGGCAATACCAATACTTGCTGGCCCAGGAACTATTGTAACAGCAATGAACAATGTTACCAATGCTAGTTATACCCATATAGGAATAGTAATTCTTATATTTGGTTTAATGATTATGCTTACTTATTTAGCCTTTACTTTAAGTGATGTAATTGTAAAAAAAGTAGGCGATAATTTAATTTCGGTAATAGGTAAGTTAATGGGCTTAATACTTGCCATAATCGGTACAGGTATGGTTACAGAGGGTATTAAATTATCAATATAA